One genomic region from Hemiscyllium ocellatum isolate sHemOce1 chromosome 13, sHemOce1.pat.X.cur, whole genome shotgun sequence encodes:
- the sptssb gene encoding serine palmitoyltransferase small subunit B isoform X2, protein MAYCSSEALPRSRGVTHINNNRKIRPMRVMFKVAVCSGCSSKPAAKADPRGGTADPGDWNCGFGETARTRFQMIQSWMEDYAWSNLQRSFSVLS, encoded by the exons ATGGCCTATTGTTCCAGTGAAGCCTTACCCCGGAGCAGGGGTGTCACACAtataaataacaacagaaaaaTCCGACCCATGCGTGTTATGTTCAAGGTTGCCGTATGTTCAGGCTGCAGCAGCAAACCCGCCGCCAAAGCTGATCCACGTGGAGGGACTGCGGACCCGGGAGACTGGAATTGCGGATTCGGGGAGACTGCGAGAACGCG ttttcagatgatacaaagctggatgGAAGACTATGCTTGGAGCAACTTGCAGAGAAGCTTCAGTGTGTTAA GTTAG
- the sptssb gene encoding serine palmitoyltransferase small subunit B isoform X1, protein MAYCSSEALPRSRGVTHINNNRKIRPMRVMFKVAVCSGCSSKPAAKADPRGGTADPGDWNCGFGETARTRFQMIQSWMEDYAWSNLQRSFSVLTHWHI, encoded by the exons ATGGCCTATTGTTCCAGTGAAGCCTTACCCCGGAGCAGGGGTGTCACACAtataaataacaacagaaaaaTCCGACCCATGCGTGTTATGTTCAAGGTTGCCGTATGTTCAGGCTGCAGCAGCAAACCCGCCGCCAAAGCTGATCCACGTGGAGGGACTGCGGACCCGGGAGACTGGAATTGCGGATTCGGGGAGACTGCGAGAACGCG ttttcagatgatacaaagctggatgGAAGACTATGCTTGGAGCAACTTGCAGAGAAGCTTCAGTGTGTTAA cccattggcacatctga
- the sptssb gene encoding serine palmitoyltransferase small subunit B isoform X3, translating into MDVKGVKETLSWLYYQYLLVTCSYVLEPWEQTVFNSVLFIIVSMVLYTAYVFIPIHIRLALEFFSGLGAGQPESTVAIMT; encoded by the coding sequence ATGGATGTGAAAGGTGTGAAGGAAACCCTATCCTGGCTGTATTACCAATACCTCCTTGTTACGTGCAGTTATGTGCTGGAGCCCTGGGAACAAACCGTTTTCAATTCTGTTTTGTTCATCATTGTGTCTATGGTTTTATATACAGCCTACGTCTTCATTCCAATTCACATTCGTCTGGCGCTGGAGTTCTTTTCTGGCCTAGGAGCAGGCCAACCTGAAAGCACAGTTGCCATCATGACTTAA